A part of Myxococcus landrumus genomic DNA contains:
- a CDS encoding type VI immunity family protein has translation MTKAIRLSDDDDGLFLRDSFILVFFCKKPIKDLVVNYAKVFEHWLETTPEEGRKWTSIGGDSDETKPLTPQRLAAARKELDPARARTREVSTFEIGGPQQTNPDYFFEWFGARDAEDEMASHLEIRLPRMPTTDEEVSAVLSLARWVGELLPYASGYGAPALTWGADSQQGAFAEAVGKLAFRHPGYDVPDSMGTAFDIGTKVRGAYWLNFIGPEALKKLGGEKGLRSKLEIGIGIEKVGDGLLLQAGPRPELGDVNKKAKLPLLRSLAKVLEPVTLFDDVGIDNNFPEEDDCKRWKRRHLE, from the coding sequence ATGACCAAGGCAATCCGACTGTCCGACGACGACGACGGCCTGTTCCTTCGTGACAGCTTCATCCTCGTGTTCTTCTGCAAGAAGCCCATCAAGGACCTGGTGGTGAACTATGCGAAGGTGTTCGAGCATTGGCTCGAAACGACCCCGGAGGAAGGTCGGAAGTGGACCTCCATTGGCGGAGATTCGGACGAGACCAAGCCCCTGACACCACAACGGCTCGCGGCGGCTCGCAAGGAGTTGGATCCAGCCAGGGCCCGTACCCGTGAAGTCTCCACGTTCGAGATCGGCGGCCCCCAGCAGACAAACCCTGACTACTTCTTCGAGTGGTTCGGGGCCCGGGACGCCGAAGATGAAATGGCCAGTCACCTGGAGATTCGACTGCCCAGGATGCCGACGACGGATGAGGAGGTTTCCGCCGTGCTTTCCCTTGCCCGGTGGGTGGGTGAACTGTTGCCCTATGCAAGCGGCTACGGTGCGCCCGCGCTGACATGGGGCGCGGATAGTCAGCAAGGTGCATTCGCGGAGGCGGTGGGCAAGCTCGCGTTCCGTCATCCTGGGTACGATGTACCCGACAGTATGGGGACCGCGTTCGACATCGGCACGAAGGTCCGGGGCGCATACTGGCTCAACTTCATCGGTCCGGAGGCACTCAAGAAGCTCGGGGGCGAGAAGGGCCTCCGGAGCAAGCTGGAGATTGGCATCGGCATCGAGAAGGTCGGCGACGGGCTCTTGCTCCAAGCCGGCCCCCGTCCCGAGCTTGGCGACGTGAACAAGAAGGCGAAGCTCCCGCTGCTGCGCTCGCTGGCGAAGGTGCTGGAGCCCGTGA